A genome region from Gadus chalcogrammus isolate NIFS_2021 chromosome 5, NIFS_Gcha_1.0, whole genome shotgun sequence includes the following:
- the gabrg1 gene encoding gamma-aminobutyric acid receptor subunit gamma-1 — translation MAPWLVLALVGLCSAFGPSKQDEEDYEDVPINKTWVLSPKVYESDVTLILNKLLLGYDNKLRPDIGVRPTVIETAVYVNSIGPVDPINMEYTIDIFFAQTWYDSRLKFNSSMKLLMLNSNMVGKIWIPDTFFRNSRKSDAHWITTPNRLLRLWSNGRVMYTLRLTINAECYLKLHNFPMDEHSCPLEFSSYGYPKNEIMYRWQRSSVEVADQRYWRLYQFAFVGLRNTTEVAHTQSGEYVIMTIFFDLSRRMGYFTIQTYIPCSMIVVLSWVSFWINKDAVPARTSLGITTVLTMTTLSTISRKSLPKVSYVTAMDLFVSVCFIFTFAALMEYGTLHYFTSNRTKKTKVSNAQVLKTKHHKSTSLLNIRPGTSLLHMNHILPYHEEDDDYMYECLDGKDCASFFCCFDDCRSGAWRENRMHVRVSKIDSYSRVFFPTAFGLFNLVYWVGYLYL, via the exons ATGGCTCCCTGGCTTGTGTTGGCTCTTGTAGGACTCTG CAGTGCTTTTGGACCCAGCAAACAAGATGAGGAGGACTACGAGGACGTCCCCATCAATAAGACCTGGGTGCTCTCGCCCAAGGTCTACGAGAGCGACGTCACCTTGATATTAAATAAACTCCTCCTAGGCTACGACAACAAACTACGACCAGATATTGGAG TGCGACCAACAGTCATCGAGACGGCGGTGTACGTCAACAGCATCGGACCGGTCGACCCCATCAACATG GAATACACCATCGACATCTTCTTCGCCCAGACGTGGTACGACAGCCGCCTCAAGTTCAACAGCTCCATGAAGCTGCTGATGCTCAACAGTAACATGGTGGGCAAGATCTGGATCCCTGACACCTTCTTCCGGAACTCCAGGAAATCCGACGCCCACTGGATCACCACTCCGAACCGTCTCCTGAGGCTATGGAGCAATGGCAGAGTGATGTACACGTTGAG GTTGACTATTAATGCGGAGTGCTACCTTAAGCTGCATAACTTTCCAATGGATGAGCACTCCTGCCCACTGGAGTTTTCGAGCT ATGGCTACCCAAAGAACGAGATTATGTACCGCTGGCAGAGGAGCTCGGTGGAGGTTGCTGACCAGCGCTACTGGAGACTCTACCAGTTTGCCTTCGTAGGGCTGAGGAACACGACTGAGGTGGCACACACTCAGTCAG GGGAATACGTCATCATGACCATCTTCTTCGACCTGAGTCGGAGGATGGGATACTTCACTATCCAGACGTACATACCATGCAGTATGATTGTTGTCTTGTCTTGGGTGTCCTTCTGGATTAACAAAGATGCAGTACCAGCCCGCACATCTCTgg GTATTACCACGGTGCTGACCATGACGACCCTCAGCACTATCTCCAGGAAGTCCCTGCCCAAGGTGTCGTATGTGACGGCCATGGACCTGTTCGTCTCTGTCTGCTTCATCTTCACCTTCGCGGCCCTCATGGAGTACGGCACGCTGCACTACTTCACCAGCAACCGCACCAAGAAGACCAAGGTCAGCAACGCACAGGTACTGAAGACAAAG CACCACAAGTCCACCAGCCTGCTGAACATCCGGCCAGGGACGTCTCTGCTGCACATGAACCACATCCTGCCGTAccacgaggaggacgacgactaCATGTACGAGTGTCTGGACGGTAAAGATTGCGCCAGCTTTTTCTGCTGCTTTGACGACTGCCGTTCCGGGGCCTGGCGGGAAAACAGAATGCATGTGCGGGTTTCCAAGATCGACTCGTATTCAAGAGTATTTTTCCCCACAGCCTTTGGTCTTTTCAACCTGGTGTACTGGGTAGGATATCTGTATCTGTAA